The Muricauda sp. SCSIO 65647 genome includes a region encoding these proteins:
- a CDS encoding DNA/RNA non-specific endonuclease translates to MSRKAVYTLLLIICIIGFWLFENFYTPAPYSPKKESTPSLPFEEQFLPSSSLDQLVEHQNYMLSYSEPYEQAEWVAYRLLKEHLTYDDRERPYFVEDPKVRTKSADWRNYKGSGYDRGHLCPAGDRRFSEQAYNETFYTSNIAPQKKDFNAGVWNRLEQQVRYWGKRYGELNVITGGVLEPGLKEIGDEGVDVPQYFYKVVFREDGNELHVLAFLLPHAETTAKLNTFVVALDSLESVTGIDFFEKMPEQFQSRIERNIDTSPWPFSNTFP, encoded by the coding sequence ATGAGCAGAAAAGCCGTTTATACACTCTTATTGATTATTTGTATTATCGGTTTTTGGCTGTTTGAAAACTTTTATACCCCGGCGCCCTATTCTCCCAAAAAAGAAAGTACACCTAGCCTTCCTTTTGAAGAACAATTTTTGCCCAGTTCGTCTTTGGACCAGCTGGTGGAACACCAAAACTATATGCTCTCGTACAGTGAGCCATACGAACAGGCCGAATGGGTAGCTTACCGGCTATTGAAAGAGCACCTTACCTATGATGATAGGGAGCGGCCCTACTTTGTTGAAGACCCCAAGGTAAGAACAAAATCAGCAGATTGGCGCAATTATAAAGGTTCAGGTTACGACCGGGGCCATTTATGCCCCGCGGGTGATAGACGGTTTTCAGAGCAAGCCTACAACGAAACATTCTATACCAGTAACATTGCCCCGCAGAAAAAAGATTTTAATGCCGGGGTTTGGAACCGACTGGAGCAACAGGTGCGATATTGGGGCAAAAGATATGGTGAACTCAATGTCATAACGGGGGGTGTTCTCGAACCTGGATTAAAGGAGATAGGCGATGAGGGAGTCGATGTGCCCCAATATTTCTATAAGGTTGTCTTTCGTGAGGATGGTAATGAATTACATGTGCTGGCTTTTTTGCTCCCACATGCTGAGACAACTGCCAAATTGAACACATTTGTGGTTGCTTTGGACAGTCTTGAAAGCGTTACCGGAATCGATTTTTTTGAGAAAATGCCGGAGCAGTTTCAAAGTAGAATTGAAAGGAATATCGACACTTCGCCTTGGCCGTTTTCAAATACCTTCCCGTAA
- the rodA gene encoding rod shape-determining protein RodA, protein MSGKNVLRRLDWLTVFFYVLLVFTGWINIYSTTLGEDHTSIFDFSTLYGKQLFFIIFSLIVAFLVFFVESGFFERFASIFYLISLVLLLGLFLFGKTIAGATSWYDLGFFNLQPSELAKVTTALALAKYLSDIQTDIKNRKHQLYAALIILVPALLILPQPDPGSALIFSSLFFVLFREGLPLYYFLIPIVLVVLFAATLMYGTVWVAIGLVLLLTLVFLFKKPSVKIPVLPLSITLIISVLFSLSVNFVFENVFEQRHRDRFALWLGLEKDENKLDQIRKTIGYNTYQSEKAIESGGFFGKGFLEGTRTKGDFVPEQHTDYIFSSVGEEWGFIGTAAVILIFSFFFLRLIGLAERQKNTFGRMFGYGVISILFIHYAINIGMVIGLLPTIGIPLPFFSYGGSGMVFFTLLLFIFLKLDSNRLREGI, encoded by the coding sequence ATGTCTGGTAAGAATGTACTGAGAAGATTAGACTGGCTCACGGTTTTCTTTTATGTTCTTTTAGTATTTACCGGTTGGATCAATATTTACTCAACTACTTTAGGGGAGGATCACACCTCTATTTTTGATTTTTCGACCCTTTATGGCAAACAGCTGTTTTTCATCATATTCAGTCTAATCGTTGCCTTTTTGGTGTTTTTTGTCGAAAGTGGATTTTTTGAACGGTTTGCAAGTATCTTTTACTTGATCTCATTGGTTTTGTTGCTCGGTCTGTTTCTTTTTGGAAAGACTATAGCCGGGGCAACCTCTTGGTATGATTTGGGGTTTTTTAACCTGCAGCCTTCAGAGTTGGCAAAAGTCACGACAGCACTTGCCCTTGCCAAATATCTCAGTGATATTCAAACTGATATCAAAAACAGAAAGCATCAGCTATATGCGGCACTGATTATTTTGGTGCCCGCTTTATTGATACTGCCCCAACCCGATCCAGGAAGTGCCCTGATATTTTCTTCATTGTTTTTTGTTCTTTTCAGGGAAGGATTGCCCCTATATTATTTTTTGATCCCGATTGTTTTAGTGGTTCTTTTTGCCGCTACCTTGATGTATGGCACCGTATGGGTCGCAATAGGCCTGGTTCTCTTGCTCACTTTGGTGTTTCTCTTTAAAAAACCTTCGGTTAAGATTCCTGTCCTGCCCCTTAGCATTACGTTAATCATTTCGGTACTCTTCTCACTATCGGTCAACTTTGTTTTTGAGAACGTATTCGAGCAGCGCCACCGTGACCGCTTCGCCCTCTGGCTGGGATTGGAAAAAGATGAGAACAAGTTAGATCAAATACGAAAGACCATCGGTTACAATACCTACCAGTCTGAAAAGGCCATTGAGTCTGGAGGTTTCTTTGGAAAAGGTTTTTTAGAGGGCACCCGAACAAAAGGAGATTTTGTGCCCGAACAACATACCGATTATATTTTCAGCTCAGTGGGTGAAGAATGGGGGTTCATCGGCACGGCTGCGGTCATCTTGATTTTTTCCTTTTTCTTTCTTCGTTTGATCGGTCTTGCAGAAAGACAAAAAAACACCTTTGGGCGAATGTTTGGCTATGGGGTCATTTCCATCCTTTTTATACACTATGCCATAAACATTGGTATGGTCATCGGGCTTTTGCCCACCATCGGTATCCCGCTTCCCTTTTTCAGCTATGGTGGATCGGGCATGGTTTTCTTTACCCTATTGCTCTTTATCTTTCTAAAACTCGATTCAAACCGTTTACGGGAAGGTATTTGA